The genomic interval GACACTCAGAGCTAAACAGATTTGAGTCCGGTTACTGATTTGGCACATGTGATCTGTTCTGATCTAGGTGCTTCAGTTCCTGCTGCAGTCAGACAGCCTCGGCGTGCTGCAGCCAGACCACTTCAGCTTCGACCCACAGATTGTTCCAGAGAATCAGGTGCGAGCTCCGACCTCTGCTGCGCTGCTGATCGAGCAGGACCTCAGCCGCGGGATTGAGCCGGTTCCCGTGTCTCTGTTCAACGAGCTGGACGGCACTCGGCCCAAAGAGTTCCGCTACCGTAAAGAGCGCTGGCCACACGGCTGCTTCCTCAGCGGCGCACCTCTCTTCTCTGTGTGCTGCGACTGCACCGACGGCTGCGCAGACCCATGGAGCTGCGCATGTGTTCAGCACACGCTCAGAGGCTCAGGAGAGCAGCAAGCGTACAGACACCGCAGGCTGAGCGCGCCCCTGAGCACAGGGTGAGTTCGGGTGAGCTCGTCCTCTGTCAGGTGATGTGATCTGTCTCGTGACCTCATGATCTGTCTCGTGATCTGTTGATCTTTTTGATGATCTGTCTCGTGATCTGTCGTGATTTGATGATCTGTCTTGTGATCTTTCGTGATTTGATGATGTCACTTGATCTCCTGTGATTTGATGATCTGTCTCGTGATCTCCTGTGATTTGATGACCTGTCTCGTGATCTGTCGTGATTTGATGATCTGTCTTGTGATCTTTCATGATTTGATGATGTCACGTGATCTGTCGTGATTTGATGATCTGTCTCGTGATCTCCTGTGATTTGATGATCTGTCTCGTGATCTGTCGTGATTTGATGATCTGTCTCGTGATCTCCTGTGATTTGATGACCTGTCTCGTGATCTGTCGTGATTTGATGATCTGTCTTGTGATCTTTCATGATTTGATGATGTCACGTGATCTGTCGTGATTTGATGATCTGTCTCGTGATCTGTTGTGATTTGATGATCTGTCTTGTGATCTCCTGTGATTTGATGACCTGTCTCGTGATCTGTCGTGATTTGATGATCTGTCTTGTGATCTTTCGAGATTTGATGATGTCATGTGATCTGTCGTGATTTGATGATCTGTCTCGTGATCTGTCGTGATTTGATGATCTGTCTCGTGATCTCCTGTGATTTGATGACCTGTCTCGTGATCTGTCGTGATTTGATGATCTGTCACGTGTTCTGTCACGATTCGATGATCTGTCTCGTGATCTTTTGTGTTTTGATGATCTGTCATGTGATCTGTCGTGATTCGATTATCTTTTGTGATTCGATGATCTGTCTCGTGATCTTTCGTGATTTGATGATCTGTCTCGTGATCTCCTGTGATTTGATGATCTGTCTCATGATCTGTCGTGATTTGATGATCTGTCTCGTGATCTCCTGTGATTTGATGATCTGTCTCGTGATCTCCTGTGATTTGATGATCTGTCTCCTGATCTGTCGTGATTTGATGATCTGTCTCGTGATCTCCTGTGATTTGATGACCTGTCTCGTGATCTGTCGTGATTTGATGATCTGTCTTGTGATCTTTCATGATTTGATGATGTCACGTGATCTGTCGTGATTTGATGATCTGTCTCGTGATCTGTTGTGATTTGATGATCTGTCTTGTGATCTCCTGTGATTTGATGACCTGTCTCGTGATCTGTCGTGATTTGATGATCTGTCTTGTGATCTTTCGAGATTTGATGATGTCATGTGATCTGTCGTGATTTGATGATCTGTCTCGTGATCTGTCGTGATTTGATGATCTGTCTCGTGATCTCCTGTGATTTGATGACCTGTCTCGTGATCTGTCGTGATTTGATGATCTGTCACGTGTTCTGTCACGATTCGATGATCTGTCTCGTGATCTTTTGTGTTTTGATGATCTGTCATGTGATCTGTCGTGATTCGATTATCTTTTGTGATTCGATGATCTGTCTCGTGATCTTTCGTGATTTGATGATCTGTCTCGTGATCTCCTGTGATTTGATGATCTGTCTCATGATCTGTCGTGATTTGATGATCTGTCTCGTGATCTCCTGTGATTTGATGATCTGTCTCGTGATCTCCTGTGATTTGATGATCTGTCTCGTGATCTCCTGTGATTTGATGATCTATCTCGTGATCTGTCGTGATTTGATGATCTGTCTCGTGATCTCCTGTGATTTGATGATCTGTCTCGTGATCTGTCGTGATTTGATAATCTGTCTCGTGATCTCCTGTGATTTGATGACCTGTCTCGTGATCTGTCGTGATTTGATGATCTGTCTTGTGATCTTTCATGATTTGATGATGTCACGTGATCTGTCGTGATTTGATGATCTGTCTCGTGATCTTTTGTGATTTGATGATCTGTCATGTGATCTGTCGTGATTCGATTATCTTTTGTGATTTGATGATCTGTCTCGTGATCTTTCGTGATTTGATGATCTGTCTCGTGATCTTTCGTGATTTGATGATCTGTCTCGTGATCTGTCGTGATTTGATAATCTGTCTCGTGATCTCCTGTGATTTGATGACCTGTCTCGTGATCTGTCGTGATTCGATTATCTTTTGTGATTTGATGATCTGTCTCGTGATCTTTCGTGATTTGATGATCTGTCTCGTGATCTTTCGTGATTTGATGATCTGTCTCGTGATCTTCCATGATTTGATGATCTGTCACGTGATCTGTCTTGTGATCTTTCATGATCTGTCACGTGATCTGTCATGATTCAATGATCTTTAGTGATTCGATGATCTATCTTATGATCTGTCGTGTTTTGATGATGTCTCATGATCTGTCTCGTGATCTGTCGTGTTTTGATGATCTGTCACGTGATCTGTCGTGATTCAATGATCTTTCATGATTTGATGTTCTGTCTCGTGATCTGTTGTGATTTGATGATCTGTCTCATGATCTGTCGTGTTTTGATAATCTGTCTCATGATGTTTCGTGATTCGATGATCTATCTTATGATCTGTCATGTTTTGATGATGTCTCATGATCTGTCTCATGATCTGTCGTGTTTTGATGATCTGTCACGTGATCTGTCGTGATTCAATGATCTTTCATGATTTGATGTTCTGTCTCGTGATCTGTCGTGTTTTGATGATCTGTCACGTGATCTGTCGTGATTCAATGATCTTTCATGATTTGATGATCTGTATCGTGATCTGTCGTGATTTGATGATCTGTCACGTGTTCTGTCGTGATTCGATGATCTGTCATGTGATCTGTCGTGATTCGattattttttgtgaattgaTGATCTGTCTCGTGATCTTTCGTGATTCGATGATCTGTCATGTGATCTGTCGTGATTCGATTATCTTTTGTGATTTGATGATCTGTCTCGTGATCTGTCGTGATTTGATGATCTGTCTCGTGATCTTTCTTGATTTGATTATCTGTCACGTGATCTTTCGTGATTTGATGTTCGGTCCCGGATCTGTCATGTTTTGATGATCGGTCTCGTGATCTTTCGTGATTTGATGATCTGTTACGTGATCTGTCATGATTCAGTGATCTTTAGTGATTTGATGATCTGTCTCGTGATCTTTCGTGTTTCGATAATCTGTCTCATGATTTGTCGTGATTTGATGATCTATCTCGTGATCTGTCGTGTTTTGATGATCTGATGATCTGTCTCGTGATCTGATGATCTGTCTTGTGATCTGTCGTGATTTGATGATCTATCTCGTGATCTGTCGTGATTTGCTGATTTATCTCGTGATCTGTTGATCTGTCTCGTGATCTGTTGATCTGTCTCGTGATCTCCTGTGATATGATAAACGGTCTCGTGATCTGTCAGGCTGTTCGAGTGTGGCCCGTGGTGCGGCTGTGCGAGGAGCCGCTGTCAGAACCGTGTGGTGCAGAAGGGTCTGCGCGTGCGGCTGCAGGTGTTTCGTACGCCGGACCGCGGCTGGGCCGTTCGCTGCAGAGATGACCTCGATCAGGGAACCTTCGTCTGCATTTACGCAGGTACACACACTTGACAGCGTTATCATCATACACTCGtacgaaaactaaaataaaacattttcattacttaaactaaaataaattacaaatcagATTTCTTTCAATCATGAATTCATATATAATCCAGGGTTAtcattaagttatgaaaattaGTTTCtgctgcaaaatgtaaaaaaattaaaagtgaatATCTCACAACTTTAccttttttatatctttttgttTATATCTTgctgttctgttttctttgtttctgcgacggaatgcaaaataaaaaattgtgagataagaagtcgcaattacctttttacatttttgtgtacaTTTGACATTCTGTGACGGAAAGATGCGTCTgtatttactaaaacaaaaaaacatttcataataaatCAGGGTTGCTGTCGTTAACTAAAACGAAAACCAtgcaaaacatttgcattatttgaaataaaatgaatattaactgaaataaaatcaaacaaaacagaTTTTCAGCTAGAGGCCAAGGCCACATTTCTCACTTTGGTTTagttttaaagtgataaaataactaAACACAAGTAAGGTGAAAACTAAAGTAAGAGCATCAGTGTTGTGGTGCGCAGGTGTGGTTCTCCGTCAGCAGCAGAGCGTGGAGGAGCCGGCGGCTGGAGAGCTGCTGGTGTCTGATGATGaggtggaggtggtggaggagtGGAAGCTGCCCGCCGGACACATGGAGACGGTCAGTGAGCCGCTGGACAGCTCTCCGCCGCTGTACGTGCCTGTGATCCAGAGACCTGCCGATCAGCTCAAGGTCAGTGCCCCTCCTGcaggtgacctttgacctgctgCTCAGGGCAGGTGGAGCACTCCCCAGctaatttagttaattaaaacCATTCTGGATTGTTTCTGAGTAAATGCACTTACTATACCGCTGTTGTGTTAATGGAGAAACCACTGGTGCACtttgcaatattaatattttttaaccttttattgatcatgTAGACAGAGAGAGTGCTTAAGTCtttgatattcatttatatattaaatagctTATAATAAATCAGTACACTAGATGAGATAAACCATGTATGAGTCCACATTCAGTTGATTTGGTGAAACATGATGAAACATGCCTTACAAAAAAGCATCACCTGTGTGCATTTTAAGACcaaacagactgatgtattttATTGAATGTTTTCAGTTTAGACTGCTCCTAGTCCTAAGCACTGTTTTTTAACAAAACTGCTCTGTAAGTGATTCAAACTTGACCAAAactaaataagataaaaatagaaaataagatGCAAATAGCTGACAAAACCAGCAGCAGTCCTGGAGTGTTTCCTCTGTTTCAGGATCAGCAGCAGCTCGGCGTGTCGTCGCTGGACCGCAGTCAGAACGGTACGAGCACAGAAACACCTCCAGATCAGGACAcacacatcagtgtgtgtgtgtgtgttaatctgtgtgtgtttgtagggggCGAGGCGTGTGAGGAGATCGTGAGTAAGAGACCCAGACTGACCGAAGCAAACGGACACGAGtcgcagcacaaacacacacctgagcaGATGTATTACCTGGACGCCTCCAAAGAGGGAAACGTGGCCCGATTCTTCAACGTAAGTGTAGCAGACGTTACCCAGAAAACACTGCATCTGCTGAAGACTCGCACTGACAGACGAATGATTGAttaaatattgattgattgatggacCTGCAGCACAGCTGTGAGCCGAACCTCTTCCTGCAGAACGTCTTCACGGACACACACGACCCACAGTTCCCGCTCATCGCCTTCTTCACCAGCAGGTGAGACGCGTCAgactctgagcatgagcgtggaGCTGATCTCTCATCACCTGTCTGCTTGGTTTCCAGGTGTGTTAAAGCTGGATCTGAACTGACCTGGAACACGTGAGAGAAACCACCAGGACGCTTCATACTGTAATGACTGTCCAGAGTTAAGTGTTTGGCAATCTGTATTCAATTTTGcctgattaataaaatatttcaagctCTTTATACAAATGGCCTTTCaaggtttttgttcattttattttccaggtgtaaaaatcacttttatgATCTGTTTATGTGTTTTCTGAGACGATGAGGGAGTAAATCAGAATAGGAAATATCTGTACGTGAAGTTTTTCATTGTCAGTCATCCTGAGCCGCACTGGTTGAAAAAGACTGGGTTCATCTGAAGATATGAATGCAGAAACAAACAAAGACAAGAGATGTCATTATTTTAGGACTGAGAGTTTTTGTTGATTAAGTGCTGAAGTGTCACGCTTGAGAAATATTTTATGGTTCATGGAGAAGCTTTAACATTAGACTGGAAGTTCTTTATAGCAGGAAACGGTTCTTATGATCACGATGTTCTCCACACTAAGAAACATTGGTGCTTTAGAGACCTGAAGAGTCAAAGGTTCTGTGGGAAGCAAAATGGTTcttcagtgatcctcaaatctggttCAGGAGATCCtctttcctgcagagttcagctccagtcctgatcacacacacacacacacactggtggtTTTCTATTGATCCTGAAGACACGGTTTggagttagagctaaactctgcaggaaagtggatctcgagtcagatttgaggatcactgccaACCCTTTATTAAcggtgggggaaaaaaaaaatcctgaaagcTCAGCTAGGAATGagattgttattaaaaaaaaaaaaaaactattaaacattaGATTATGAATCAGGAGCTAGAATCTCATATTTGCTTTTAGCCTGtacttaaaatacaaaaacactttcTCTGTACTTTGAAGTGTATTGGTGCACACTACGTTTATTGCAGAAATACATGTCACACAGAGCTTTAGTGTTGAACACTTAGACAATGGTTCAAGAGTTTCTAAGAACCTTCCGTTTGATCACGGAGTCTGCTCAGAGTTCATGTTTGAAGGCTACAAGCATAAAAGGACCTAAAAACCACAGACGAGACCAAGATGAGGCCAGTTGAGGTTTTATGTGGGACTTCAGAAACCTGTGACCAGCTTAAAGCCTTCAACTACAGTTGCCAACCAACTTGTTAACCATATATAAGAACAACCCCCCCCACACCTTTATAGTGCTCTGGGACACTCATTACAAACCGAGGGTGACCAATAATCAGTAGATACCCACAGGTACCTTCACGGTTTCCATTAAACCAATAGATCTGTGATGTCTATGGTGTATCCTCCAGCAGGAACTTCAGATGCAGCTCAAGACCAAAACCAGACAGACTTTAGAGAAAACAgatttattaaagttaaaacCACCATCAGTCAAGTGCTCGAGCGGAGTCCGCCTCAGAAGTCCTGGGACTGGACGTCTTTGGGGTTGGCGGGGTCCCGTGGGGCTTTGGTCTTCTTGGGCAGGAGCTGCGCCTGGATGTTGGGGAGCACGCCGCCCTCCGAGATCGTGACGCCGCCCAGCAGCGCGTTCAGCTCCTCGTCGTTGCGCACCGCGAGCTGGATGTGACGCGGCGCGATGCGCAGCTTCTTGTTGTCGCGGCACGCGTTGCCCGCCAGCTCCAGCACCTCCGCGCACAGATACTCGATGACCGCGGTCAGGTACACCGATGCCCCGGAGCCGATGCGCGGCGCGTAGTTCCCCTTCCGCAGGAGACGCGCGACGCGACCCACGGGGAACTGCAGCCCTGCGCGCGTCGAACGCGACACGGAGGAGGACTTGCTCTTCGGCGCAGCGACCAGCTTCTTACCGCGTCCGGACATGATGCACACGGCTCTGGGGAAAGTTCAGAAAATCAGGGGATTTAAAGATGGAAGTTACAAGAACACAGAGATTAATGCATCTGCACAGCTGACGGAAAACAGTCAGATCAAGTGCCTGAAAAGTCCAAAACTGACTTAGATATAGCTATTAAAGTGCGATTGAAGTTAATTACTTTAATACAGAATGTTGGGTTCGAACTCGGGACAAATAGGCCCaatgatttattttacagtggTCAACATCTGAAAAAACCTAAAGTTTTTCCCGGTCAAGAACTGATATTGATCTGGTTTTAGGATAACTTTAAAAGGTTTTGATCCATTTCAAACATTAACTACCATAAGAAGTTACAGAACTAACTACAAATGTAAAGTCTAATTTAAATAGGCAAATTAAACTTACCTGATTAAAACACCTGTCAAACAAAGAACAGCAGCAAAGTTGTTTGATTCTCATCGAAGACTCTTGTGTTTTATACTGAGTTTAACTGAGCTTCACCTGTGCACACGAGCTGGAGCCAATCAGCGCTCGGAGTTGATTATTTCGTAATTAATCAATTAGAGTGAGTCTcagatttgtgatttatttatttttaaatgttaagaaTTTAATAATTACTGGTCATAGTTTGAAGTGGATTAAAATTTATCAAAGCTGTACTGAAGCCAAAATGATCCTACTGTATTTCAGAAATAAAGTGGTTTCAAATGGCAGCTATTTGCTTATAAACTTGTTTATATTATTAggtgatatttaaatgtttattataatttgcatttgttatttagcagatgcttttatccaaagtgaattaattttaggacaatagaagcaatctaACCAACACAAGAGCAAGTGCTGTGAAAAAgggttttaatataataaaacaaggagttagaatagaaatagaatagagagtgctcgTGTCAGAGGTTAAgagtttttttctaaataaaaagaaagcacatgaaatagaattagaatagctAGATTTAGaggaatcaaataaaaacaatataatatcgATCAATTTCAGGACATTGAATTTGATGCAGGAAGGAAGTTATTTGCATATTGCTTTtcacaaaacacatttcaaagatgctttacagaaaatcatctATAATGCAGTGTTCTTTAAATATTGAGTAGTTTTATTAAatccttaaaatattaatataatgtaaaactaaatattttatgatttctttcaCAGGTTTAGTATCTTGTCATCAAATACAAATGCAAAGACAGAATAAGAACAAAAGACAACGAGGGTCACATTACATTAATGAATCAAAGCATGTTATAAGAATCACCATAAAAGAGTCTTAACATGTAGAATTATTAGAGTTTACATACACATCAAGAGTTTTCCTGAAAACTAAATGTTAAATTTGGCAA from Carassius auratus strain Wakin chromosome 26, ASM336829v1, whole genome shotgun sequence carries:
- the setdb2 gene encoding histone-lysine N-methyltransferase SETDB2 is translated as MMEFEIEQARRFWEEVDVDEVFDDLLERLHHLRNVITDNTATDREYVQAMKIILESELTSFRSEGIQEVLIDEEILTVTVSEAETESFQQKDSTRLCRDGESSSDQSQTSAAGRGELLLSPLSFCSEEPRSPVQLVYHPHDCSAACVPQLPAHADRFLGHNPLRAPMLCQFQRHCDQSDARDASVLYKAPCGRSLRSLEEVLQFLLQSDSLGVLQPDHFSFDPQIVPENQVRAPTSAALLIEQDLSRGIEPVPVSLFNELDGTRPKEFRYRKERWPHGCFLSGAPLFSVCCDCTDGCADPWSCACVQHTLRGSGEQQAYRHRRLSAPLSTGLFECGPWCGCARSRCQNRVVQKGLRVRLQVFRTPDRGWAVRCRDDLDQGTFVCIYAGVVLRQQQSVEEPAAGELLVSDDEVEVVEEWKLPAGHMETVSEPLDSSPPLYVPVIQRPADQLKDQQQLGVSSLDRSQNGGEACEEIVSKRPRLTEANGHESQHKHTPEQMYYLDASKEGNVARFFNHSCEPNLFLQNVFTDTHDPQFPLIAFFTSRCVKAGSELTWNT
- the LOC113044699 gene encoding late histone H2A.2.2; this encodes MSGRGKKLVAAPKSKSSSVSRSTRAGLQFPVGRVARLLRKGNYAPRIGSGASVYLTAVIEYLCAEVLELAGNACRDNKKLRIAPRHIQLAVRNDEELNALLGGVTISEGGVLPNIQAQLLPKKTKAPRDPANPKDVQSQDF